The Candidatus Aegiribacteria sp. sequence TCTTACTACACCGCTGGGTTCGAATTCCGATTGCCAGTATGGTTCCTGAGCAAACCACACCTCTCCGGATGATGAAATCGCTACGTTTTTGATCTGATTATTCAAAAGACCGCTATTCTCAGTATTCCAGTTGATAAGAACATCATCATCCCTCTGAGGTGTTCCCTTCCAGTCAAGCCAGGTGACTCCGAAATGCCAGGGAGCGATGAATACACCTCCGGAATTGTCTGCCATGCAGGCGAACACCTGATCCGGTCTCGGAAGTTCATCCATGAATTCAACCCATCCGTGTTCACTGTAAACCGCAGCGCCTTTTATTTTGCTTGTCACCCATATATCGTTCCTCGAATCCACATCAACCGCATACAGGTCGTTGGATGGAGTTCCCTGCGGCCATGAAGAAATCCAGGAATTCATTGTTCCTATTCCCACACCGTTGCCGGAGGCTCTGTTCACTGCATAACTCGAGTGCTGCCCTATCATCAGACTGTCACCGGGAATCCAGCTGATTGCCTGGACCACCTGACCTCCAAGTCCGCCCGATCCGCTGGTCCAGTTCGAGCCGTCGAATATCGCGATACTGCCTTTATCCCCTACAGCAAGACGTCCGTTCGCCGATGCAAGAGACACGGGATAGCTGCCAGGATATGAATTGTTCTTCTGCCAGTCCTGCCCCGCCGCCATATAGTAAAGACCTTCCGTTGAAGCAGCCCATACAGTATCGGCTTCCACGATGATATCCTGCACTATAAGATCTGAGACGGAAGGAAACTCCAGCCAGGAATCGGATTGCCCGGGATGCTGGCCAGCCCGAAGCATAACAAGGCCGCTGGAAGTTCCGACGAAGAGTCCGGAATCAACGCTGGCAATACAATTGACAATATCTGACGGTAATCCTCCTCCAGTTGTGAATTCAGTCCAGACCTCGAAATACCCAAGTTTCTTGCTGCATAGCCCCGATGTCGTGCCGACCCATACCGTCGTATCGGGAAGAATACAGTTGATCTCAAGTGAAATCGGCAACCCCTCAAGCTGCCCGTAATGTTGAAAGCCTCCTGAAGCCAGGCTTACATCAATACCGCCTCCGTACGTTCCTATCCAGAGATTTTCGAAGGAATCCATTGCCAGACATCTTGCATCGCTGTGTGAAAGGTTCCCCGGACAGACCCAGGTTGAATCCCAGACGATACCGCCGGATTCAATTGAGCCGAAAATAACACCGCCGGTTGTAGCACCTGTAACCAGAGATTCCTCGACAAGAATATCACTGACTCCGCCAAAATGCGTATAGTGGTTCCATTCGGATTCGGAGATTCTACCTGTCAGAATCACACTGCATATCATCAGCAAAGTCATATCCTCGCCTCCCACCATGAGAATAGTTTTTTCAGCCCGCTTAATCTATCGACTTCGGGTTTCCAGCCGAGCAGGGATCGAAGTCTCGAAGGATCACCAACCTGGAATTCGACATCTGCCGGTCTGAACAGGTCTTTATCAACTTCGAGTTCGGCATCCAGACCGGATATCCCGATAAGCATTCGTACCATGTCACCGATACTGTCACCGTTCCCTGTACAAATATTGTAAATACTCCCCGAATGTCCTCTGCTTAGAATATACCGGTAGGCTCTTGCGACATCGGTTACATACAGATAGTCCCTTACCGGGTTCAGGTTTCCGACACGGATCACGTTGTTCCCGTTCCGCCTGGAATCAATAATCCTTTTACAGAACGATGGAAACGCGAAATCCTCGGACTGTCCCGGACCAAAATGAGGAAATGCGCGGGTAATAACGATGTCCAGCTCGTAATTCCGCGCAAACTGCAAAGCCGCTATCTCCGCGGCCGCTTTGGTCGTTCCGTACGGATTCTTAGGGCCGATTTCACT is a genomic window containing:
- a CDS encoding GDP-mannose 4,6-dehydratase, whose amino-acid sequence is MADIDNRRNANLEPGPVLVTGAAGFVGYHLMNELGMGENDIAVDITDDFQAPEGVRKIGWKLPAPPPEELGEVRYIIHLAAMSSVSKSLKEIHKAYEINLMGTVSVLEYMVSKCPRARMLLASSAEVYKSTDDLITENSEIGPKNPYGTTKAAAEIAALQFARNYELDIVITRAFPHFGPGQSEDFAFPSFCKRIIDSRRNGNNVIRVGNLNPVRDYLYVTDVARAYRYILSRGHSGSIYNICTGNGDSIGDMVRMLIGISGLDAELEVDKDLFRPADVEFQVGDPSRLRSLLGWKPEVDRLSGLKKLFSWWEARI
- a CDS encoding T9SS type A sorting domain-containing protein; protein product: MTLLMICSVILTGRISESEWNHYTHFGGVSDILVEESLVTGATTGGVIFGSIESGGIVWDSTWVCPGNLSHSDARCLAMDSFENLWIGTYGGGIDVSLASGGFQHYGQLEGLPISLEINCILPDTTVWVGTTSGLCSKKLGYFEVWTEFTTGGGLPSDIVNCIASVDSGLFVGTSSGLVMLRAGQHPGQSDSWLEFPSVSDLIVQDIIVEADTVWAASTEGLYYMAAGQDWQKNNSYPGSYPVSLASANGRLAVGDKGSIAIFDGSNWTSGSGGLGGQVVQAISWIPGDSLMIGQHSSYAVNRASGNGVGIGTMNSWISSWPQGTPSNDLYAVDVDSRNDIWVTSKIKGAAVYSEHGWVEFMDELPRPDQVFACMADNSGGVFIAPWHFGVTWLDWKGTPQRDDDVLINWNTENSGLLNNQIKNVAISSSGEVWFAQEPYWQSEFEPSGVVRLSWTPGQEETASWKTFEPFNGLPSGYVRDVASTFSSSIAWMGTKLGLVKGNILTGEVLYSAGPSQGLPSEDVQSIALSRNEDLYVGTINGLVVMKAGEDTFNDVEDVSGNINVLCFDNLSCLWAGTSDLWGGVSEGLFRIYPDGSVEEYNTLNSSLQSLNVRNIACDFDNGLLYIVTDHGLWKLTLEQGMNGILETAAVYPNPFIPGDGQVLGLAGLSNEAFDIRLFDLTGGLIYESLSQHRDTFSWDGYGLNGNPVASGTYIVRITQSGNDRFLKLAIVR